A part of Amycolatopsis camponoti genomic DNA contains:
- a CDS encoding LLM class flavin-dependent oxidoreductase: protein MQFGIFSVGDVTTDPTNGTTPTEHERIKAMVRIALKAEEVGLDVFATGEHHNPPFVPSSPTTMLGHIAAQTSKIILSTSTTLITTNDPVKIAEDFAMLQHLADGRVDLMMGRGNTGPVYPWFGEDIRQGIPLAIEKYALLRRLWREDVVDWSGKFRTPLQGFTSTPRPLDDVPPFVWHGSIRSPEIAEQAAFYGDGFFANHIFWPTSHFQQLIAFYRQRFEHYGHGTADQAIVGLGGQAFIRPKSQDAWNEFRPYFDNAPVYGHGPTLEEFTDQTPLTVGSPQEVIDKTLTFREHFGDYQRQLFLMDHAGLPLKTVLEQLDLLGSEVVPVLRKELDSLRPAHVPDAPTHASLVSAAAASASESVSTGVSA from the coding sequence ATGCAGTTCGGAATCTTCTCGGTGGGCGACGTCACGACCGATCCCACGAACGGAACCACCCCGACGGAGCACGAGCGGATCAAGGCGATGGTCCGGATCGCGCTCAAGGCGGAGGAGGTCGGGCTCGACGTCTTCGCGACGGGCGAGCACCACAACCCGCCGTTCGTGCCGTCGTCGCCCACGACGATGCTCGGCCACATCGCCGCGCAGACGTCCAAGATCATCCTGTCGACGTCGACGACGCTGATCACCACGAACGACCCGGTGAAGATCGCCGAGGACTTCGCGATGCTCCAGCACCTGGCCGACGGCCGTGTCGACCTCATGATGGGTCGCGGCAACACCGGCCCGGTGTACCCGTGGTTCGGGGAGGACATCCGCCAGGGCATCCCGCTGGCGATCGAGAAGTACGCGCTGCTGCGCCGGCTGTGGCGCGAGGACGTCGTGGACTGGTCCGGCAAGTTCCGCACGCCGCTGCAGGGCTTCACGTCCACGCCCCGCCCGCTGGACGACGTGCCGCCGTTCGTGTGGCACGGGTCGATCCGCAGCCCGGAGATCGCCGAGCAGGCCGCGTTCTACGGCGACGGCTTCTTCGCCAACCACATCTTCTGGCCGACGTCGCACTTCCAGCAGCTGATCGCGTTCTACCGCCAGCGCTTCGAGCACTACGGCCACGGGACGGCGGACCAGGCGATCGTCGGGCTGGGCGGCCAGGCGTTCATCCGGCCCAAGTCCCAGGACGCGTGGAACGAGTTCCGCCCGTACTTCGACAACGCGCCGGTGTACGGCCACGGCCCGACGCTGGAGGAGTTCACCGACCAGACGCCGCTGACCGTGGGGAGCCCGCAGGAGGTCATCGACAAGACGCTGACGTTCCGGGAGCACTTCGGTGACTACCAGCGTCAGCTGTTCCTGATGGACCACGCGGGCCTGCCGCTGAAGACGGTGCTGGAGCAGCTCGACCTGCTGGGTTCGGAGGTCGTGCCGGTGCTGCGCAAGGAGCTGGACTCGCTGCGTCCCGCCCACGTGCCGGACGCTCCGACGCACGCTTCGCTGGTTTCGGCGGCCGCGGCTTCGGCTTCCGAGTCTGTTTCGACGGGGGTGTCGGCATGA
- a CDS encoding CE1759 family FMN reductase has translation MKLAVVTAGLSVPSSTRLLADRLAAATVAASTSPVSVSVVELRDIAVDVTKNMLTGFPSPELRAAISTVVDADALIVVTPVFTAGYSGLFKSFFDVLDADSLVGKPVLLGATGGTERHSLVLDYQLRPLFGYLKADPVATGVYAASSDWGSGEGALQRRIEKAGAELASLAAGRPAVAEEPAFVPFDQLLAGIGE, from the coding sequence ATGAAGCTCGCGGTGGTGACGGCGGGGCTGTCGGTCCCGTCGTCGACCCGGCTGCTGGCCGACCGCCTGGCGGCGGCCACGGTCGCCGCGTCGACGTCGCCGGTGTCGGTTTCGGTGGTGGAGCTGCGGGACATCGCGGTGGACGTCACGAAGAACATGCTGACCGGGTTTCCGAGCCCGGAGCTGCGCGCGGCGATCTCGACGGTGGTCGACGCGGACGCGCTGATCGTGGTGACGCCGGTGTTCACGGCCGGGTACAGCGGGCTGTTCAAGTCGTTCTTCGACGTGCTGGACGCGGACTCGCTGGTGGGCAAGCCGGTCCTGCTGGGAGCGACGGGCGGGACCGAACGGCATTCCCTGGTCCTGGACTACCAGCTGCGGCCGTTGTTCGGGTACTTGAAGGCGGACCCGGTCGCGACCGGGGTGTACGCGGCTTCGTCGGACTGGGGCAGCGGAGAGGGCGCGCTGCAGCGCCGGATCGAGAAGGCGGGGGCGGAGTTGGCTTCGCTCGCCGCCGGCCGCCCCGCGGTGGCCGAGGAGCCGGCGTTCGTGCCGTTCGACCAGCTGCTGGCGGGCATCGGCGAGTGA
- a CDS encoding VOC family protein: MGSIRQVQITFDCAEPERVARFWCEVLGYEVPPPPEGFATWADFDRSLPPERQGAAFACADPSGVGPRLFFQRVPEGKVVKNRVHLDVRVGTGLVGEERLAALEAECARLVELGAVVVEVLRADGFNESCIVMQDVEGNEFCLD; the protein is encoded by the coding sequence ATGGGGTCGATCAGGCAGGTTCAGATCACGTTCGACTGCGCGGAACCCGAGCGCGTGGCCCGGTTCTGGTGCGAGGTGCTGGGGTACGAGGTCCCACCGCCGCCGGAGGGGTTCGCGACGTGGGCCGATTTCGACCGGTCGCTGCCTCCGGAGCGCCAGGGAGCGGCGTTCGCTTGCGCCGACCCGTCGGGCGTGGGGCCGCGGCTGTTCTTCCAGCGCGTGCCGGAGGGCAAGGTCGTGAAGAACCGGGTGCACTTGGACGTGCGGGTGGGGACCGGGCTGGTGGGGGAGGAGCGTCTGGCCGCGCTCGAGGCCGAGTGTGCGCGGTTGGTCGAGCTGGGCGCCGTGGTCGTGGAGGTGCTGCGGGCTGATGGGTTCAACGAGTCTTGCATCGTGATGCAGGACGTGGAGGGCAACGAGTTCTGCCTCGACTGA
- a CDS encoding HNH endonuclease signature motif containing protein, whose translation MDSEAVWKADAVALADRISALLTVVRSAEAEIGSLLAEIESRGVMELFGYRSVARLFEHLADVPKAAAEAVVKRARALTPGCALDGTPVAAVAPATGVAASAGRLSTPMIDTIVGVMTQVPLEHRADAEQHLLSFASDAGHKQVAALGARILAHLDPDGAEPDTTEPAVPRRELSLRRKRTGTWELNGRFDDETGTRASALLDSLAQRQSGEEGADLRSPQERYGDAFSDAIDLALNSPELPMQAGERAHVMVAVSLEDLKTGLGQGILGDGSRPQARTGRATLGDLGTISAAEARIHACDCMLIPAVLGAKSEPLDLGRQRRLVPPGIRRALYLRDRGCAFPGCHRPPRHCQGHHIRHWADGGPTELGNLVLMCAHHHRLLHRSGWQVRIAADGLPEFLPPVFLDKRRKPRRNNLHQPLPFAA comes from the coding sequence GTGGACAGCGAAGCGGTGTGGAAAGCGGATGCGGTGGCTTTGGCCGACCGCATCTCCGCTCTGCTCACCGTTGTGCGGTCTGCGGAGGCGGAGATCGGTTCGCTGCTCGCGGAAATCGAGTCGCGCGGAGTTATGGAGCTGTTCGGATATCGTTCTGTGGCGCGGCTTTTCGAGCATCTGGCCGATGTGCCCAAGGCTGCCGCTGAAGCCGTGGTGAAGCGTGCCCGGGCTCTCACACCGGGCTGCGCGCTTGACGGCACTCCGGTGGCTGCTGTCGCTCCTGCCACTGGGGTTGCTGCCTCGGCTGGCCGGTTGAGCACCCCGATGATCGACACGATCGTCGGGGTGATGACGCAAGTCCCACTCGAACACCGCGCCGACGCTGAGCAGCATCTGCTGTCCTTCGCCTCCGATGCCGGGCACAAGCAGGTCGCCGCGTTGGGTGCGCGGATTCTGGCCCACCTCGACCCTGACGGCGCCGAACCCGACACCACCGAACCGGCCGTCCCTCGCCGCGAACTTTCGTTGCGCCGCAAAAGAACCGGGACGTGGGAGCTGAACGGCCGTTTCGACGACGAGACCGGCACCCGGGCCAGCGCCTTGCTGGATTCTCTTGCGCAACGCCAGAGCGGCGAGGAAGGCGCGGACTTGCGCTCGCCGCAGGAACGTTACGGCGACGCGTTCTCCGACGCGATCGACCTGGCGTTGAACTCCCCGGAGTTGCCGATGCAGGCCGGCGAGCGAGCCCACGTGATGGTCGCGGTGTCGCTGGAGGACCTGAAGACGGGCCTTGGCCAAGGGATCCTCGGCGACGGAAGCCGACCCCAGGCGCGCACCGGTCGAGCCACCCTCGGCGATCTTGGCACGATCTCCGCGGCCGAGGCCCGGATCCACGCCTGTGACTGCATGCTCATCCCCGCCGTCCTGGGAGCGAAGAGCGAACCTCTCGACCTCGGCCGCCAGCGCCGCCTGGTCCCGCCGGGAATCCGCCGTGCCCTCTACCTGCGCGACCGCGGCTGCGCCTTCCCCGGCTGCCACCGCCCACCCCGCCACTGCCAAGGTCACCACATCCGCCACTGGGCTGATGGCGGCCCGACCGAGCTGGGCAACCTGGTCCTGATGTGCGCCCACCATCACCGGCTCCTGCACCGTTCCGGTTGGCAGGTCCGCATCGCCGCCGACGGGTTGCCTGAGTTCTTGCCACCGGTGTTCCTGGACAAACGCCGAAAACCCAGGCGCAACAACCTTCATCAACCGTTGCCGTTCGCGGCCTGA
- a CDS encoding dihydrofolate reductase family protein gives MTGVVASFCMSLDGFVARPDDSVGPLFDWYTAGDVEVPMVGYPITFRVSPSSADYLSSFLDSVRHSAFVCGRRVFEYTRGWGGNPPGGGAAFVVTHRPPPSDWPASSLAPFTFVSSVSEAIESAKAAGDGTVGVSGPSIAQQCLKLGLLDEVRIDLVPVVLGEGVRYFSSLDSASLERVEVVAGAGVTHLRYRVCYPQS, from the coding sequence ATGACCGGCGTGGTAGCGAGCTTCTGCATGTCACTGGACGGGTTCGTGGCGCGGCCCGACGATTCGGTCGGGCCACTGTTCGACTGGTACACCGCGGGAGACGTGGAGGTGCCGATGGTCGGTTACCCGATCACCTTCCGCGTTTCCCCGTCCAGCGCGGACTACCTGAGCTCCTTTTTGGACTCGGTCCGCCACAGCGCGTTCGTCTGCGGGCGACGGGTGTTCGAGTACACGCGCGGCTGGGGCGGGAACCCGCCTGGCGGAGGCGCCGCTTTCGTCGTCACGCACCGGCCTCCACCTTCGGACTGGCCCGCTTCTTCCCTGGCGCCGTTCACTTTCGTGTCTTCTGTCTCGGAGGCGATCGAGTCGGCCAAGGCTGCGGGGGACGGGACGGTGGGCGTCTCCGGGCCGAGTATTGCCCAGCAGTGCTTGAAGCTTGGGCTTCTCGATGAGGTTCGGATTGATCTCGTGCCCGTCGTTCTCGGTGAGGGGGTACGGTACTTCTCTTCTCTTGATTCGGCTTCCTTGGAACGAGTCGAGGTTGTTGCCGGGGCTGGGGTTACTCACTTGCGTTATCGGGTCTGCTACCCACAGTCTTAA
- a CDS encoding SRPBCC family protein, producing the protein MSTTITAQPGTPFIEITREFAAPPSAVLRAHTDPELIVRWLGPHGMEMEIVEFDARSGGTYDYIHRDERGEYRFRGVYHTVSADRIVQTFEFLGAPGEVTLDSLALTDLGDGRTRIVTQSVFPSVEARDAALESGMSRGITESYERLDKVLAD; encoded by the coding sequence ATGAGCACCACGATCACCGCCCAGCCGGGAACGCCGTTCATCGAGATCACGCGCGAGTTCGCGGCCCCGCCGTCGGCGGTCCTGCGCGCGCACACCGATCCCGAGCTGATCGTGCGCTGGCTGGGCCCGCACGGGATGGAGATGGAGATCGTCGAGTTCGACGCCCGATCAGGGGGTACGTACGACTACATCCACCGCGACGAGCGCGGCGAGTACCGTTTTCGGGGCGTGTACCACACGGTGAGCGCCGACCGGATCGTCCAGACTTTCGAGTTCCTGGGCGCGCCCGGCGAAGTCACGCTCGACTCGCTGGCGCTGACCGACCTCGGCGACGGCCGCACGCGCATCGTGACGCAGTCGGTGTTCCCGTCGGTGGAGGCACGCGACGCGGCACTGGAGAGCGGGATGAGCCGCGGGATCACGGAGTCGTACGAACGGCTCGACAAGGTGCTGGCGGACTGA
- a CDS encoding ArsR/SmtB family transcription factor: protein MTVDEEALDRAFTALGDPVRRALVARLSRGEATVNELAEPFAITKQAVSRHIQVLEQAGLITRSRDGQRRPCHLVPSALEALTSWIDTYRLATERSYRRLDAVLDTLEERP, encoded by the coding sequence ATGACGGTTGACGAGGAGGCGCTGGACCGCGCGTTCACCGCACTCGGCGACCCGGTCCGCCGGGCGCTGGTCGCGCGGCTGTCCCGCGGCGAAGCGACGGTCAACGAGCTGGCCGAGCCCTTCGCGATCACGAAGCAGGCGGTGTCGCGGCACATCCAGGTGCTGGAGCAGGCCGGCCTGATCACGCGCAGCCGCGACGGGCAGCGCCGGCCGTGCCACCTCGTGCCGTCCGCCCTCGAAGCCCTGACCAGCTGGATCGACACGTACCGGCTGGCCACCGAACGCAGCTACCGGCGCCTCGACGCCGTCCTGGACACCCTGGAGGAAAGGCCATGA
- a CDS encoding serine hydrolase domain-containing protein, whose protein sequence is MTRLFLVLAVLLLGTAAPAAAATNGIDAYVRAYLDHTGLPGAAVAVTHNGDVVRVAGYGHDADGAPLTASTRLPVASLSKSMTAFAVLQLVEQGRLGLDEPVTRYLPGFRLADERGARITVRMLLDQTSGMADSAFPDLRLSQPHTLAEAVDRLRDAPLASEPGAEFHYHNPNYEVAARIVEVVAGQPFADHLRTRLFAPLGMASSTTVDGPPAGTAGYVRAFGFEVPVAEPDWFTGGSHGVVTTAEDLAKWLAAQRDGGGALSPESAALAHTPAPGRDYALGWRVRDGLVSHTGEWFSHTAAQILLPDGYGIAVVTTMGMALDNEAELLARDIATLVQGGSPEPALPAGVLADRVLAALALIAVGLAVVGVRRARRKLRWWRVVPPLLPLVPLAFLPQLLGVVFAGRRGTYGQVLYVWPGLVAALAVLALAGLTVAVARARALVSGTRARNPEESGETRGDAQWASANRRSGS, encoded by the coding sequence ATGACCAGGCTCTTCCTCGTCCTCGCGGTGCTCCTGCTCGGCACCGCGGCCCCGGCGGCCGCCGCGACGAACGGCATCGACGCGTACGTCCGCGCCTACCTCGACCACACCGGCCTGCCCGGCGCCGCGGTCGCCGTCACCCACAACGGTGACGTTGTCCGCGTTGCCGGCTATGGCCACGACGCCGACGGCGCGCCGCTCACCGCGTCGACCCGGCTGCCGGTCGCGTCGCTGAGCAAGTCCATGACGGCCTTCGCCGTGCTCCAGCTCGTCGAACAAGGCCGGCTCGGGCTGGACGAGCCCGTGACGCGCTACCTGCCCGGGTTCCGGCTCGCCGACGAGCGCGGCGCGCGGATCACCGTCCGGATGCTGCTCGACCAGACGTCCGGGATGGCCGACTCCGCGTTCCCCGACCTGCGGCTGTCCCAGCCGCACACGCTCGCCGAGGCCGTCGACCGGCTGCGGGACGCCCCGCTCGCGAGCGAACCCGGCGCGGAGTTCCACTACCACAACCCGAACTACGAGGTGGCCGCCCGGATCGTCGAGGTCGTGGCCGGGCAGCCGTTCGCGGACCACCTCCGGACGCGGCTGTTCGCGCCGCTCGGGATGGCGTCGAGCACCACTGTGGACGGGCCGCCGGCCGGGACCGCCGGGTACGTCCGGGCGTTCGGGTTCGAGGTCCCGGTGGCCGAACCGGACTGGTTCACCGGTGGCAGCCACGGCGTCGTCACCACCGCCGAGGACCTGGCGAAGTGGCTGGCGGCGCAGCGGGACGGCGGCGGCGCGCTCTCCCCGGAGTCGGCCGCGCTGGCGCACACCCCCGCGCCCGGCCGCGACTACGCGCTGGGCTGGCGCGTGCGGGACGGCCTGGTGTCGCACACCGGCGAGTGGTTCAGCCACACCGCGGCGCAGATCCTGCTCCCGGACGGCTACGGCATCGCGGTGGTGACGACCATGGGGATGGCGTTGGACAACGAGGCCGAGCTGCTCGCGCGGGACATCGCGACGCTGGTCCAGGGCGGATCGCCGGAGCCCGCGCTGCCGGCCGGGGTGCTCGCGGACCGGGTGCTCGCGGCGTTGGCGTTGATCGCCGTGGGACTCGCCGTGGTGGGTGTGCGGCGGGCCCGGCGGAAGCTCCGGTGGTGGCGGGTCGTGCCGCCGTTGCTGCCGCTCGTCCCGCTCGCTTTCCTGCCGCAGCTGCTCGGGGTGGTATTCGCCGGAAGACGGGGTACCTACGGCCAAGTGCTCTACGTCTGGCCGGGGCTCGTGGCCGCGCTCGCCGTGCTGGCGCTGGCGGGCCTGACCGTGGCCGTGGCGAGGGCGCGGGCCCTCGTGAGTGGCACGCGGGCCCGCAACCCGGAAGAATCGGGCGAAACGAGGGGAGACGCCCAGTGGGCATCGGCAAACAGGCGAAGCGGATCCTGA
- a CDS encoding PGPGW domain-containing protein, with protein MGIGKQAKRILITVAGAVLLIVGVLLLVLPGPGLLLVLAGLLLLASEFPALERYVDPVRDRAMKAAEESVSSPLRIAGSVLAGLALLAAGIVWGTVKSLPFSGWSTGSSLILSSVILFALLIWSYRRVKTRREAAHRG; from the coding sequence GTGGGCATCGGCAAACAGGCGAAGCGGATCCTGATCACGGTGGCGGGTGCCGTCCTGCTGATCGTCGGGGTGCTGCTGCTGGTCCTGCCCGGCCCCGGGCTGCTGCTCGTGCTCGCCGGGCTCCTGCTGCTCGCGTCGGAGTTCCCGGCGCTCGAGCGGTACGTCGACCCGGTGCGCGACCGCGCGATGAAGGCGGCCGAGGAGAGCGTGTCGTCGCCGCTGCGGATCGCCGGATCGGTGCTGGCCGGGCTGGCGCTGCTGGCGGCGGGGATCGTCTGGGGCACGGTGAAGTCGCTGCCGTTCAGCGGCTGGAGCACCGGGTCGAGCCTGATCCTGTCGTCGGTGATCCTGTTCGCGCTGCTGATCTGGAGCTACCGGCGGGTCAAGACGCGCCGGGAGGCCGCCCACCGCGGCTGA
- a CDS encoding TetR/AcrR family transcriptional regulator has product MSAGFQRARRPEQIEARRTAILAAARELLAERPVADISLRELACRVGLAKSNVLRYFDSREAVFLEVLDAEWSAWLDALALGEPGPAEPGFAREERVAGKIAATLAERRSLCELISAMAPVLERNISPEFARSFKGRAAASTERLGELVRKRVPELSADGARQFALGVVIIVSGAWPYANPTDAVAAAAAELGGMPTFAEALAEGLTNLLAGLVARRR; this is encoded by the coding sequence ATGAGCGCCGGATTCCAGCGAGCCCGGCGGCCCGAGCAGATCGAGGCGCGCCGCACCGCGATCCTCGCCGCCGCGCGGGAGCTGCTGGCCGAGCGGCCGGTCGCCGACATCAGCCTGCGGGAGCTGGCCTGCCGCGTCGGGCTCGCGAAGTCCAATGTGCTCCGCTACTTCGACAGCCGCGAGGCGGTCTTCCTCGAAGTCCTCGACGCCGAGTGGTCGGCGTGGCTGGACGCGCTCGCGCTCGGGGAGCCGGGCCCGGCGGAGCCCGGCTTCGCGCGCGAAGAGCGTGTCGCGGGGAAGATCGCCGCGACGCTCGCCGAGCGGCGGTCGCTGTGCGAGCTGATCAGCGCGATGGCGCCGGTGCTGGAACGCAACATCTCGCCGGAGTTCGCCCGCAGCTTCAAGGGCCGCGCGGCGGCCAGCACCGAGCGGCTCGGCGAGCTGGTCCGGAAACGGGTGCCGGAGCTGTCGGCCGACGGCGCCCGGCAGTTCGCCCTCGGCGTGGTGATCATCGTGTCGGGGGCGTGGCCGTACGCCAACCCGACCGACGCCGTCGCGGCGGCCGCGGCCGAGCTGGGCGGGATGCCGACGTTCGCGGAGGCGCTGGCCGAGGGGCTCACGAACCTGCTGGCCGGCCTCGTCGCGCGGCGGCGGTGA
- a CDS encoding carboxymuconolactone decarboxylase family protein → MTEDRFERGREALIDLNGEQTAQRVLDSLADISPKLADSLVSWGFGEIYTRPALVPRDRQLVTLGMLTALGGCEPQLEVHVNASLNAGLTPEEIVEALLQSAAYCGFPRALNATAVAKKVFGERGLLPVTEP, encoded by the coding sequence ATGACCGAAGATCGCTTCGAACGCGGCCGTGAGGCCCTGATCGACCTCAACGGCGAGCAAACCGCCCAGCGCGTGCTCGACAGCCTCGCCGACATCTCACCGAAACTGGCCGACAGCCTCGTCTCCTGGGGCTTCGGCGAGATCTACACGCGCCCGGCGCTCGTGCCACGGGACCGCCAGCTCGTGACGCTCGGCATGCTGACCGCACTCGGCGGGTGCGAGCCGCAGCTGGAGGTGCACGTCAACGCGTCCTTGAACGCCGGGCTCACCCCCGAGGAGATCGTCGAGGCGCTGCTGCAGTCGGCCGCGTACTGCGGATTCCCGCGGGCGCTGAACGCGACAGCGGTCGCGAAGAAGGTCTTCGGCGAGCGCGGTTTGCTGCCGGTGACCGAACCATGA
- a CDS encoding DNRLRE domain-containing protein, whose protein sequence is MGSRRTKAGIVAATAALLMAGTALPASATQITSIQSTSWSYIDSAQPGKSFVNPAGDAPIGAKVDHGQKHVSKSYFTFDLSGLRGAKVLSAELSGKETAVADCSAPRGTELWVTAPAKKAPTWNDQPRELTKLAGPGSLDVCPSDYLDWDAAPVLQQAIDAGRTSLTMVLRLPDGQQHNPRFGRTYRPLLYVSLEKNQPPATPTALKTGTHACAETPLVRHGGAAMSATVSDPDDYSFTAEFAWWPVDHPDQRATGTDDVYGSGAYFDPDSRLADGVTYAWQVRAKDSLATSAWSETCRFTTDFTPPATAPVITSTDYVYEVPGKGGVGIPGDFTLDAGGDTQVVGFQWQAGYTDSGYVATDRPGGKATVRYTPRDDGPMSMSAYGLDTAGNYGPSGDYRFFVARNGPSMTCTPARAFLGETRQCTFAPHGTDGATEYLYKIDNGPEVTLPAGPDGTAAISVTPTDAAKSYRVSVRARMTNGNLSGDGGGQIDIDRGAPTVDAPADAMVGKPVVLTLHAVLPGSTSFTYDWDYGEPATVPVGPDGTARVTVVPDRPYYHTIRVSTTTAAGLVSATNEESVQVGSDGPAITSTEFPECCEGGYVTTPGTFTFSSQLPGVVSYTYSYFGAAPVTVPAGPDGTASVVLTPLTTDTQYLDVTSTSADGWVSQPGYYRFYPKSAAPPLVCDATGNLRPGQVVHCTLTPVQPGLAAYGYRIRPNGETGPDVVVQPGADGTGAFEFTAPATDTKIWLYVDAWSVNAAGQRTDKSYTSYYVDPAASAANRVTHAV, encoded by the coding sequence TTGGGCTCTCGAAGAACGAAAGCGGGCATCGTCGCCGCCACGGCGGCACTGCTGATGGCCGGCACGGCGCTGCCGGCTTCGGCCACGCAGATCACGTCGATCCAGTCGACGTCGTGGTCGTACATCGACTCGGCCCAGCCGGGGAAGAGCTTCGTCAACCCGGCCGGCGACGCGCCGATCGGCGCGAAGGTCGACCACGGCCAGAAGCACGTTTCGAAGTCCTACTTCACTTTCGACCTCTCCGGGCTGCGCGGCGCCAAGGTGCTTTCCGCGGAGCTGTCCGGAAAGGAGACGGCGGTCGCCGACTGCTCGGCGCCCCGCGGCACCGAGCTGTGGGTCACGGCCCCGGCGAAGAAGGCGCCGACCTGGAACGACCAGCCTCGCGAGCTCACCAAGCTGGCCGGGCCGGGCAGTCTCGACGTCTGCCCGTCGGACTACCTCGACTGGGACGCCGCACCGGTGCTGCAGCAGGCGATCGACGCCGGCCGCACGTCGCTGACGATGGTGCTGCGCCTGCCAGACGGCCAGCAGCACAACCCGCGGTTCGGGCGCACGTACCGGCCGCTGCTGTACGTGAGCCTGGAGAAGAACCAGCCGCCGGCGACACCGACCGCGCTCAAGACCGGCACGCACGCCTGCGCCGAGACACCGCTCGTCCGCCACGGCGGCGCCGCGATGTCGGCCACCGTCAGCGATCCGGACGACTACAGCTTCACGGCCGAGTTCGCCTGGTGGCCGGTGGACCACCCCGACCAGCGCGCGACCGGCACGGACGACGTCTATGGCTCCGGCGCGTACTTCGACCCCGACAGCCGGCTCGCGGACGGCGTCACCTACGCGTGGCAGGTCCGGGCGAAGGACAGCCTGGCCACGAGCGCGTGGAGCGAAACCTGCCGGTTCACCACGGACTTCACCCCGCCGGCCACGGCGCCGGTGATCACCTCGACCGACTACGTGTACGAGGTGCCCGGCAAGGGCGGCGTCGGCATCCCGGGTGACTTCACCCTCGACGCGGGCGGCGACACCCAGGTCGTCGGCTTCCAGTGGCAGGCCGGCTACACCGACAGCGGTTACGTCGCGACCGACCGGCCCGGCGGCAAGGCCACCGTCCGGTACACCCCGCGCGACGACGGCCCGATGAGCATGTCCGCCTACGGCCTCGACACCGCCGGGAACTACGGGCCGTCGGGCGACTACCGGTTCTTCGTGGCCCGCAACGGTCCGTCGATGACGTGCACCCCGGCCCGCGCCTTCCTCGGCGAGACCCGGCAGTGCACGTTCGCCCCGCACGGCACCGACGGCGCCACCGAGTACCTCTACAAGATCGACAACGGGCCGGAGGTCACCCTGCCCGCGGGCCCGGACGGCACCGCGGCGATCAGCGTCACCCCGACCGACGCCGCGAAGTCCTACCGCGTCAGCGTGCGGGCCCGGATGACCAATGGGAACCTGTCCGGCGACGGCGGCGGCCAGATCGACATCGACCGGGGCGCGCCCACGGTCGACGCGCCCGCCGACGCCATGGTCGGCAAGCCGGTCGTCCTGACGCTGCACGCCGTGCTGCCGGGGTCGACGTCGTTCACCTACGACTGGGACTACGGCGAGCCGGCGACCGTCCCGGTGGGCCCGGACGGCACGGCGCGGGTCACCGTGGTGCCGGACCGGCCGTACTACCACACGATCCGGGTGTCCACGACGACCGCGGCCGGGCTCGTGTCGGCGACGAACGAGGAGAGCGTGCAGGTCGGCTCGGACGGGCCGGCCATCACGAGCACCGAATTCCCCGAGTGCTGCGAAGGCGGCTACGTCACGACGCCGGGCACGTTCACGTTCTCGTCGCAGCTCCCGGGCGTCGTGAGCTACACGTACTCGTACTTCGGGGCGGCGCCGGTCACGGTGCCCGCGGGGCCGGACGGCACGGCGAGCGTCGTCCTGACGCCGCTCACCACCGACACGCAGTACCTCGACGTGACGAGCACGTCCGCCGACGGCTGGGTTTCCCAGCCGGGGTACTACCGCTTCTACCCGAAGTCGGCCGCCCCGCCGCTCGTCTGTGACGCGACGGGCAACCTGCGGCCCGGCCAGGTGGTCCACTGCACGCTGACGCCGGTGCAGCCCGGCTTGGCGGCGTACGGCTACCGCATCAGGCCGAACGGCGAAACGGGGCCGGACGTGGTGGTCCAGCCGGGCGCGGACGGCACCGGGGCGTTCGAGTTCACCGCACCGGCGACCGACACCAAGATCTGGCTGTACGTGGACGCGTGGAGCGTCAACGCGGCCGGGCAACGCACGGACAAGTCGTACACCAGTTATTACGTCGACCCGGCCGCGAGCGCGGCGAATCGGGTGACTCACGCGGTCTGA